Sequence from the Piscinibacter sp. HJYY11 genome:
AGACGCACCACCTGCGGACCCAGGTTGACCGGCCGGTCGTACCGGTAGTGGGTCACATGGTTGAGCGCGACGTGGATGGACATTCAGGGCTCCGGGGCTTGGGTCTGCTGCTGGGAAAAGGTGGGCACGGCGGGTTCGCCGGCCTGGCGGATGTCGATGCGCACGCGCATGGTCTCGTCGCCACCGCCTTCGCGCACGCCACGGATGGGCGAGCAGGCGGCGTAGTCGAGCCCGACGGCCAGGCGCACATGGCGCTCGTCCATCAGGCAGCCGTGGGTGATGTCGACGCTGAGCCAGCGGTGGTGCTCGGGCTCGACGCACACGTCGACCCAGGCGTGGCTCGCGAGGTGCGGCGCATCGGGCGCGTAGAAATAGCCGCTGACGTAGCGCGCCGGCACGCCGTTGGCGCGGCAGGCGGCGAGGTAGACGTGGGCGTGGTCCTGGCACACCCCGCCGCCCTGCTCCCACGCTTCCAGCGCCGTGGTCTGCACGTGGGTGGCGCCAGGCTTGTAGCGCACGCGCTGGAGCACGGCCTGCGCGAGCGCCATGGCCGAATCTTCGGTCACGCCATCGGCGAGGTGCACACGGCCAAGGGCCTTCAGCTGTTCATCGGCCACGGTGAGCCGTGTGCTTCGCAGATAGAGCTGGATGGGCGTGCCCTTGTCCACGAGCCACGGCGAGGCATGCGTCTCGACCGTGCCGCCTGCGCGCACCGCGCTGCCATAGGAGCGGCGCGCCAGGCTCCAGGTGTGGGCGAGGTTGCCGTAGCCGTCGCGCTGCGCATGCAAAGGCGCGGGCGCGGTGACGGTCCACTCGTGCACCGTCTGGTGGGCGCTGGCCTGCGGCGTGAGGCACAGCGACTGCAGGGCGTACTGCAGCGGCGCGCTGTAGTCGTAGTGGGTGACGTGTTGGATGGTGAGTTTCATCCAGCACGTCTCACTTCAGGCGGCGACCGGAACAAGGAAGTCACGGCTGATGCCCACACCCAGCGTACCCACACGCTCGAGGAACTGGCTGAGGAACGCATGCAGCCCGGTCGCGAGGATCTCGTCGATGCGACCGAAGCGCAGGTCGGCCTGCAGGCGGCCGGCGCGGCGCAGCGTCTCGTGCGACTGGTCGTTGGCCACACGCTTGAGGTTGGCCACGACCTCGTCCATGCAGCAGGCGAGCGAGCGCGGCATGTCGGTGCGCAGGATCAGAAGCTCGGCCACCTTCTCGGGCCGGATCACGTTGCGGTACGCCTTGCGGTAGACCTCGAAACCCGAGACCGAACGCAGGATCGCCGACCAGTGATAGAAGTCGTACTCCTGGTCGCGCGTGGCACCACTGCCGTTGCCCGCGCCGTAGAACTCGCTTTCGACCGCGTGGAACTTCACGTCGAGCATGCGCGCGGTGTTGTCGGCCCGCTCGAGGAAGCTGCCGATGCGCAGGAAGTGGAAGGCCTCGTCCTGCAGCATGGTGCCCACCGTCACGCCGCGCGAGAGGTGCGAGCGGAACTTCACCCACTCGAAGGCCTCGCCCGGGTCGCGCTCGAAGGCCTTGCTGCGCAGCATGCGCTGGAACTCGATCCAGGTCTGGTTCTGCGTCTCCCACACCTCGGTGGTGAGGGCGCCGCGCACGGCGCGCGCGTTCTCGCGGGCAGCGAGCAGGCAGTTGTAGATGCTCGACGGGTTCTTCTCGTCGCCGACCATGTAGGCCATGACCTTGCGCGGGTCGACCTCGCCGTAGCGCGTGTTGTAGTCGTGGCTCAGCTCCGAGATGCTGAGCAGGCCGCGCCACCCGTTCACGGCGGCATCGGCCGATTGCGGCAGCAGCGAGGTCTGGTAGTTGACGTCGAGCATGCGCGCGGTGTTCTCGGCTCGCTCCATGTAGCGGGCCATCCAGAAGAGGTGATCGGCAGTTCTTGACAGCATTTCAGGCCTCCTCGTCGTTCAAGCTTCCAGGACCCAGGTGTCCTTGGTACCACCACCCTGCGACGAATTGACGACGAGGGAGCCTTCTTTCAGGGCCACGCGCGTCAGGCCGCCCGGCACCATCTGCACCTCCTTGCCCGAGAGCACGAAGGGCCGCAGGTCGATGTGGCGCGGGGCGATGCCGCTTTCCACGAAGGTCGGGCAGGTGGACAGGCTCAGCGTCGGCTGCGCGATGTAGCCGGCGGGATTGGCTTCGAGCGCCTTGCGGAAGTCGGCGATCTCGGCCTTGGTGGCGGCCGGGCCGACGAGCATGCCGTAGCCGCCGGCGCCATGCACTTCCTTCACCACGAGCTCGGGCAGGTGGTCGAGCACGTACTTGAGGTCGTCTTCCTCGCGGCACAGGTGCGTGGGCACGTTGTTGAGGATCGGCTTTTCGCCCAGGTAGAACTCGATCATCTTGGGCACGTAGGGGTAGATCGACTTGTCGTCGGCGACACCCGTGCCGATGGCGTTGGACAGCGTCACGTTGCCGGCGCGGTACACGCTCAGGAGGCCCGCGCAGCCAAGCGTGGAATCGGGGCGGAAGGCCAGCGGGTCCAGGAAGTCGTCGTCGACACGGCGGTAGATCACGTCGACCCGCTTCGGGCCCTGCGTGGTGCGCATGTAGACGAAGTTGTCCTTGACGAAGAGGTCCTGCCCTTCGACCAGCTCCACGCCCATCTGCTGCGCAAGGAAGGCGTGCTCGAAGTACGCGCTGTTGTACATGCCCGGGGTGAGCACCACGACCGTCGGGTCGTTGACGGAGGCCGGCGCCACGCCGCGCAGCGTCTCGAGCAGCAGGTCGGGGTAATGAGCGACCGGCGCCACGCGGTGCTGGCTGAAGAGCTCGGGGAAGAGGCGCATCATCATCTTGCGGTTCTCGAGCATGTAGCTCACGCCGCTGGGCACGCGCAGGTTGTCTTCGAGCACGTAGTAGCTGCCGCTGCCGTCGGCGTTGGCCGCGCGCACGATGTCGATGCCGCTGATGTGCGAGTAGACGCCGCCCGGCACGTCGACGCCCATCATCTCGGGGCGGAACTGCGCGTTCTTGAAGATCTGGTCGGCGGGCACGATGCCGGCGCGGATGATCTCCTGCTCGTGGTAGACGTCGTGGATGAAGCGGTTGAGCGCGGTCACGCGCTGCGTGAGGCCCTTCTCCATCTCGCTCCATTCGCTGGCCGGGATCACGCGCGGGATCAGGTCGAACGGGATCAGGCGCTCGGTGCCCGAGCCGTCTTCGTCTTTCGCCCCGTAGACCGCGAAGGTGATGCCCACGCGGCGGAAGATCATCTCCGCCTCTTCACGCCGCGAGCGCATCACATCGCGGGGCTGCTGCGCCAGCCAGCGGTCGTAGACCCGGTAGTGGTCTCGCACGCTGGTGCTGGTGGCCTGCATCTCGTCGAAGCTGGGTCGCATGGGTCCTGGTCTCCTCGCAGGCAAGGTAGCAAAAAGCAGGCCAATTGCACCCATCCCAGCGCACAGCGGCCCGATGATCGCCCCGAGGTTACTCGCGTCTGGCGTGGTGATGCCAGTAGCGGCGCGCCTGATCCCGTTCGCACACGGCGGCGTCGCCCCCGCGCCACTGCCACGCGCCGCAGGCAGGGCTGGTCTCGATGCGGGTGTTTCGCGCCTTCAATCGATCGACGACCTCGGCCACCGGGTGGCCAAAGCGGTTGCGATAGCCGGCCTGCACGATCGCGATCCTGGGCGACACGGCATCGAGAAAAGCCGCCGTCGACGAGGTGCGGCTGCCGTGGTGCGGGACCAGCAGCACGTCGCTGCGCAGCGCCTTGGCCGAGGTGGCCAGCAGCTCGGCCTCCTGCTGGCGCTCGATGTCGCCGGTCAGCAGCAGCGTGCCCTGCGGGCCGCTCACCTTGAGGACGCACGACATGGCGTTGGATTTGAGGGCGCGCTCGTAGTCCTCGGCGCGCGGGTGCAGCACGTCGAACTGCACGCCGTCCCAGGCCCAGCGCTGGCCGGCGACGCAGCGCACGGGCTGCTTCGCCAGCGCGCGGATCGGGTGGTCGTCTTCGAGCGAGCTGAGCAGTTCACCCACCGGAAGGTTCTGCAGCAAGGGCTTGGCGCCGCCCACGTGGTCGAGGTCGCGGTGGCTCAGCACCAGGCGGTCGATGCGCGTTTCGCCGCGTGCGTGCAGCAGCGGCAGGAGCACCCGCTGGCCGGCATCGCTCTCGCGTGAATACTGCGGGCCGGCGTCGTACACCAGGAGGTGGTTCTCGGTGCGCACCAGCACGGCAGTGCCCTGCCCCACGTCGACCGCCAGCACCTCGTAGCGGCCGGCCTCGGGCCGCGCTGGCACCGGCAGCAGCAGCGGCATCACCATGGGCAGTGCCAGGAGCCGCATGCGCCACGGCAGCGGCAGCACGATGAGCGCCGCGCCGGCCAGGCCCGCCGCCTGCGCCCACAGTGGCGCAGCCGGCACGAGCCACACTGCCCCAGGCACGGCACCCAGCCACGCCAGGCCGTGGCTCAAGGTCTCCTGCACGAACGCTCCGAGCCGCCACAGCGGGGCCAGCACCACACCCAGCAGCGCCAGCGGCGTGATCACCAGCGTGACCAGCGGAATCGCGACCAGGTTGGCCAGCAGGCCCACCAGCGACACCTGCTGGAAGAACACCAGGCTGAGCGGCGTGAGCCCGAGCGTGGCGACGAGCTGCGTGCGCACGCCACCGCGTGTTGCCGACCAGAGGCGCTGCCACCATCGCTGCGCCGGTGCGTCATCCCTCGCCCGCTGCGCCGGCTCGGACGCCATCAGCAAACCCACCGCGACGAACGACAGCCAGAAGCCCGGTTGCAGCAAGGCCCACGGGTCGAGCGCACTCACCACCACGGCCGCCGACAGCAGCACCATCGCCCACGGCCAGCGCCGCCCGCTGAGCTGCAACAGCGTCACCACCGCCAGCATCCACACCGTGCGTTGCGCCGGCACGCCCCAGCCGGCGAACACCGCATAGGCCGTCGCCGCCAGCAAGCCACCGACACGCCCAGCCCATGGCGCTGGCCACAGGTGCACGGCGCGCGAACTGCGCCGCCACACCGCGGCTACCGCCAAGCCGGCGAGCCACGCGAACATCGTCACGTGCAGCCCGCTGATCGACATCAGGTGTGCGACGCCGGTGTTGCGGAAGAGCTGCCAGTCCTCCCGTTCGATGGCCGACTGGTCGCCCACCGCCAGCGCCGCCAGCACGCCGGCTGCGCGCGGCTCGCTCACGTTCGCGTCGATCCCGTCGCGCACCCGCTGCCGCAGGCGGTCGACCCAGCGGCCGGCACTCGCGTCGAGCAGCTCCGGCGCCGCACGATCGCCTGCCCGCACATAGCCCGTCGCGCGGATGCCTTGCTCGAAGAGATAGAGCTCGTAGTCGAACCCGTGCGGGTTGAGGTTGCCGTGCGGCTGCCGCAGCCGCACCGTGAAGCGCCAGCGCTGGCCCGCGCGCAGCGACAGCTGCGGCTCGCTCAGGCCGCCGTCTTCGTGCCAGCCGACGTACCAGCCGAGCGACACCTTCGCCGGCATCTGCACCGCCTGCCCCTGATGCGCCGCCGACTCCACGTCGAAGCGAAAGCGCAGGCCCGCGGCCGAACGCTGCGGCAGGCTGGCGACCACGCCGACGAGTTGCACGTCCTGCCCTTCGACCGACGCCGGCAAGGTGTCGGCCAGCCGCACCGTCGCACGCCAGCCGCTCGCTCCCAGCCCGGCCGCCAGCGCCGCCGCGACCCACAGCCACCGCACCCGCTGCCAGCGCCAGCCGACGGCGAGCGCCAGCACGGCGCCCAGCACCATCGCCTGATAGAGCCCGAGCGGCATCAGCGCGCGCTCGTGCAGCTGCACGGCCACGCCGACGAGCCATGCCAAGCCCATGCCGATGGCATGCCCGGCCCTTTGTTTTCCTCCCATGGGTGCAGTGTAGGATTTGCGACCCCTCACGACTGGCTGCACTGCGATGTCTGTCTACGACCGTCTGAAGTCCCTCGGAATCGAGCTGCCCGCCGTCGGCGTGCCCGTGGCGGCCTACGTGCCTTTCGTGCGCACCGGCTCGCTCGTGTTTCTCTCGGGCCACATTGCCAAGCGCGACGGCAAGCCCTGGGTCGGCCAGCTCGGCCGCGACATCGACACCGCCACCGGTAAGCAGGCCGCCCGTGCCGTGGCGATCGACCTGATGGGCACGCTGCATGCGGCGGTGGGCGACCTCGACAAGGTCAAGCGCATCGTCAAGGTGGTGAGCCTGGTGAACAGCACGCCCGACTACACCGAGCACCACCTCGTCACCAATGGCTGCAGCGAGCTGCTGGGCGAGGTGTTCGGCGCCAACGGCGTGCATGCGCGCGCCGCCTTCGGCGTGGCGCAGATCCCGCTGGGCGCCTGCGTCGAGATCGAGCTGATCGCCGAAGTCGAATGAGTGCGCTGCGACGCCCGGGGTGGCTGCTGGCCGGCATGGCCGCACTGAGCGTCGCCGCGGTGGGCGCGGCGCTGGTGTCGCAGCACGTCTACGGCATGGAGCCGTGCCCGTGGTGCATCCTGCAGCGGGTGATCTTCCTGGCCATCGCGCTGCTGTGCGTCGTCGGCTTCGTGTCGACGCGCATCGCCGGCGTGCTGGCGCTGGCGTTCTCGCTGTGCGGCATCGCCGCCGCGCTGTGGCAGCACTTCAAGGCCGCATCGTCGACCTCATGCGCCCTGACGGTGGCCGACCAGATCGTGATCGCGATGAAGCTCGACAGCCTCTGGCCCGATGTCTTCCTGGCACGCGCCAGCTGTGCCGATGCCGCCGTGAAGCTTGCGGGCGTGCCGTATGAGTTCTGGAGCCTGGCCTTGTTCGTCGTGCTCGGCGTGGCCAGCGTCGCCGTCATCCGGAAGCGATAGCGCCGCGCAAGGTCATGCTGGCGCTTGTCACGAGCGCCAAGTAAGCTGCCCTCATTCATTGCCTCGAGGAGTACGCACCATGATGTGGCACTGGAATTCCCTGTGGGCGCCCGCGCCCGGAGACCCACCCGCCATCGACGACCCTTCGCTGTGGCGCGCACCCTGGTCGCCCGAGCAGGTGATCGCGCTGCAGGCGCGCAGCTGGGAAGCGCTGCTCAGCACCACGCACTCGTGGTGGACGATGATGCTGTCGGCCTGGCCCGTGGCCAACAGCTGGCCGCTGCCGGCGTGGACCGGCGGCACGGCCGACACGAAGGCTGCGACAGCGGGCGCCGAACCGTTGGCCTTGGCCAAGCCCGCCGAGGAAGCGCCGGCGAAGCCCGCCGCCCGCAAGCGTGCTCCAGCGCGGAAGCGCTGATCGGTCCAGCTGATCAGTCCATCGCCTCCGCCAGGCTGCGCGTGAGGCGCGGCGGCTCGCTGCCGATGTGGAACGAGAGGCGCCGCTCGCGCAGCGCCACGTCGTAGGCGGTCACGCGGTCGAAGCGGCGCAGGTGCTCGATCCATGACTCGTCGAGCATGTGCTCCACGTAACGGCCCGGCACGGTTGCATCGCGGAAGACTTCGCATGACAGCGCGCCCTGCCGCAAGCGGCTGCTGCGTGTCTCGCGCATCACGGCCATGAAGTCGTCGGCGCGGGCCGGGTCGATCAGGTACTCGATGGTGGTCATCACCGGCCCATCGTGCCCTTGCACGCCCGGCGGCATCTCGGGGGCCTTCCACGCGCTGGACGGCGTGAGGTCCTCGGAGTCGGTGGCACCGCGCGGCTTGTAGCGGATGACCGCGAGCATCAGCACCACCCCGACGATCGCTGCGATGACGATGCTCGCGCGCACGCTGCTGAAGGTGGCGACCTGGCCCCAGATGGCCGCGCCGATGCCGCCACCGCCCATCAGCGCCATCTGGTAGACCGACATGCCACGCGCGCGCACCCAGTTGGGCAGCGTGAGCTGCGCCGAGACGGCCAGCGAGTTGGCCACCGAAATGACGGTCATGCCGTTGACCATCATCGCCGGGGCCGCGACGTAGATGTTGGGCGCGAAAGCCACCACCAGCATGGCCACCGCCTGGAGCAGCGTGCCGTTGCGCACCAGCAGGTCGCCGTCCATGACCGCGCGGATGCGTGGCATGTTGAGTGCGGCGATCACCGCACCCGTGCCCATGGCGGCCAGCAGCAAGGTGAAGGTGCCCGCGTCGCCACCCGGCATCTGCCGGGCCACCAGCGGCAGCAGCGAGGTCACCGCGATGGCCTGCAGGAAGAACGCCGACACCCGGAACAGCACCGCATGCATGGCCTGCGACTGCCGTACGTAGGTGAGCCCCACGCGGATGGC
This genomic interval carries:
- a CDS encoding transglutaminase family protein, coding for MKLTIQHVTHYDYSAPLQYALQSLCLTPQASAHQTVHEWTVTAPAPLHAQRDGYGNLAHTWSLARRSYGSAVRAGGTVETHASPWLVDKGTPIQLYLRSTRLTVADEQLKALGRVHLADGVTEDSAMALAQAVLQRVRYKPGATHVQTTALEAWEQGGGVCQDHAHVYLAACRANGVPARYVSGYFYAPDAPHLASHAWVDVCVEPEHHRWLSVDITHGCLMDERHVRLAVGLDYAACSPIRGVREGGGDETMRVRIDIRQAGEPAVPTFSQQQTQAPEP
- a CDS encoding alpha-E domain-containing protein, with product MLSRTADHLFWMARYMERAENTARMLDVNYQTSLLPQSADAAVNGWRGLLSISELSHDYNTRYGEVDPRKVMAYMVGDEKNPSSIYNCLLAARENARAVRGALTTEVWETQNQTWIEFQRMLRSKAFERDPGEAFEWVKFRSHLSRGVTVGTMLQDEAFHFLRIGSFLERADNTARMLDVKFHAVESEFYGAGNGSGATRDQEYDFYHWSAILRSVSGFEVYRKAYRNVIRPEKVAELLILRTDMPRSLACCMDEVVANLKRVANDQSHETLRRAGRLQADLRFGRIDEILATGLHAFLSQFLERVGTLGVGISRDFLVPVAA
- a CDS encoding circularly permuted type 2 ATP-grasp protein; its protein translation is MRPSFDEMQATSTSVRDHYRVYDRWLAQQPRDVMRSRREEAEMIFRRVGITFAVYGAKDEDGSGTERLIPFDLIPRVIPASEWSEMEKGLTQRVTALNRFIHDVYHEQEIIRAGIVPADQIFKNAQFRPEMMGVDVPGGVYSHISGIDIVRAANADGSGSYYVLEDNLRVPSGVSYMLENRKMMMRLFPELFSQHRVAPVAHYPDLLLETLRGVAPASVNDPTVVVLTPGMYNSAYFEHAFLAQQMGVELVEGQDLFVKDNFVYMRTTQGPKRVDVIYRRVDDDFLDPLAFRPDSTLGCAGLLSVYRAGNVTLSNAIGTGVADDKSIYPYVPKMIEFYLGEKPILNNVPTHLCREEDDLKYVLDHLPELVVKEVHGAGGYGMLVGPAATKAEIADFRKALEANPAGYIAQPTLSLSTCPTFVESGIAPRHIDLRPFVLSGKEVQMVPGGLTRVALKEGSLVVNSSQGGGTKDTWVLEA
- a CDS encoding DNA internalization-related competence protein ComEC/Rec2 — encoded protein: MGGKQRAGHAIGMGLAWLVGVAVQLHERALMPLGLYQAMVLGAVLALAVGWRWQRVRWLWVAAALAAGLGASGWRATVRLADTLPASVEGQDVQLVGVVASLPQRSAAGLRFRFDVESAAHQGQAVQMPAKVSLGWYVGWHEDGGLSEPQLSLRAGQRWRFTVRLRQPHGNLNPHGFDYELYLFEQGIRATGYVRAGDRAAPELLDASAGRWVDRLRQRVRDGIDANVSEPRAAGVLAALAVGDQSAIEREDWQLFRNTGVAHLMSISGLHVTMFAWLAGLAVAAVWRRSSRAVHLWPAPWAGRVGGLLAATAYAVFAGWGVPAQRTVWMLAVVTLLQLSGRRWPWAMVLLSAAVVVSALDPWALLQPGFWLSFVAVGLLMASEPAQRARDDAPAQRWWQRLWSATRGGVRTQLVATLGLTPLSLVFFQQVSLVGLLANLVAIPLVTLVITPLALLGVVLAPLWRLGAFVQETLSHGLAWLGAVPGAVWLVPAAPLWAQAAGLAGAALIVLPLPWRMRLLALPMVMPLLLPVPARPEAGRYEVLAVDVGQGTAVLVRTENHLLVYDAGPQYSRESDAGQRVLLPLLHARGETRIDRLVLSHRDLDHVGGAKPLLQNLPVGELLSSLEDDHPIRALAKQPVRCVAGQRWAWDGVQFDVLHPRAEDYERALKSNAMSCVLKVSGPQGTLLLTGDIERQQEAELLATSAKALRSDVLLVPHHGSRTSSTAAFLDAVSPRIAIVQAGYRNRFGHPVAEVVDRLKARNTRIETSPACGAWQWRGGDAAVCERDQARRYWHHHARRE
- a CDS encoding RidA family protein; translation: MSVYDRLKSLGIELPAVGVPVAAYVPFVRTGSLVFLSGHIAKRDGKPWVGQLGRDIDTATGKQAARAVAIDLMGTLHAAVGDLDKVKRIVKVVSLVNSTPDYTEHHLVTNGCSELLGEVFGANGVHARAAFGVAQIPLGACVEIELIAEVE
- a CDS encoding disulfide bond formation protein B, producing the protein MSALRRPGWLLAGMAALSVAAVGAALVSQHVYGMEPCPWCILQRVIFLAIALLCVVGFVSTRIAGVLALAFSLCGIAAALWQHFKAASSTSCALTVADQIVIAMKLDSLWPDVFLARASCADAAVKLAGVPYEFWSLALFVVLGVASVAVIRKR
- a CDS encoding MFS transporter, with amino-acid sequence MQTAAQPSPESPWAPLSQPVFRMLWSVWLTANVCMWMNDVAAAWMMTSLTTSPIMVALVQSASTLPVFFLGVPSGALADILDRRKYFIFTQFWVAIVGVLLCLATLSGHMGAPLLLLLTFANGIGFAMRWPVFSAVIPELIPRHQLPSALALNGLAMNASRIFGPILAGALIASLGSAWVFALNAVLSVACGFVIMRWKTAPKASALPAERFFGAIRVGLTYVRQSQAMHAVLFRVSAFFLQAIAVTSLLPLVARQMPGGDAGTFTLLLAAMGTGAVIAALNMPRIRAVMDGDLLVRNGTLLQAVAMLVVAFAPNIYVAAPAMMVNGMTVISVANSLAVSAQLTLPNWVRARGMSVYQMALMGGGGIGAAIWGQVATFSSVRASIVIAAIVGVVLMLAVIRYKPRGATDSEDLTPSSAWKAPEMPPGVQGHDGPVMTTIEYLIDPARADDFMAVMRETRSSRLRQGALSCEVFRDATVPGRYVEHMLDESWIEHLRRFDRVTAYDVALRERRLSFHIGSEPPRLTRSLAEAMD